CTTTAACAAATTACAGAGAGGAAGAGGAAAGCCTAATTTTTCCATCTTTCATTGATTTCCAAACCCTTATGATATCAAAGATGGCGAtaacaaatgtttttataactctctaaaaattataaatgttacaTGATTTGTGGTCAATCAAGCATGTCACTATATCTTTAATCTCCCAAGTACATAGGTAATAAAGCTAAcaacataaaattttacatcCTAGATTATAAAGATTTGCATTCATTATTatatatgtaccggtatatttatTACAGGTGTTTAGCTTGGTGATAGAAACCTGAGATTTTCACCTGCTACAGTATGAATATATTAGCTCTCCGAGTTACAATTGACCtggggttattttttttctttctttccagCGATTTTGGCTGTGGCCTTATCCTCGGCCTCTGCCCTATACTCCAGCTCAGATGATGTCCTAGAGTTAACCCCCTCTAATTTCAACAAAGAAGTCACCATGTATGATGGTCTTGTGTTTGTGGAGTTTTATGCACCATGGTAAGAGACCGTTCTATTGTTGTCCCATAGCTTAAATTGGAAACTCATCGGTGATCAAATCATCtcaatattaaaagttaatCTAGCACTGAgaaatttaaaatgctacagTACCTTCGTGATGACAAAGAAAAACTTAACAGCAAAGAAAAACCATGGTGATAATTATTTATCTTGATTTTTACAGGTGTGGACATTGTCAATCATTGGCTCCCGAGTGGAAAAAAGCAGCCACTGCTCTCAAGGTAAGGCTACTCCTTTAATTCCTagttttgggggggggggggtattgaaAGAAAACAGATTCTGAAGGAGTAGAATtatgttttagctcacctgtgaatataaatatgaaaacatgGTCATTGGTTTACCGGTATTGAATGGTTCTTTGTTTTGTACAGGGGGTTGTGAAGATTGCAGCAGTAAATGCTGATGAGCACCAAAGCTTAGGAGGACAATATCAGATCCAAGGGTTCCCCACCATCAAAGTCTTTGGTGCCAATAAAAACAGTCCATCTGACTACCAAGGTAACTTCTATACGACTCTCAAATGTTTGTATCAATATCAAATCATTTGTATAACCTTTTAGAGGCATATCGCAGATACCACTACAtatgttttaagattttctaaCTATGATTTCAAAAAAACATATCATTATGGATGAATCAGTGCAGACTGAAGTCTATGACATTAATATGACACATccttatatggtttattgtacATTGTGATAGGTGGAAGAACAGCCGATGCCATTGTTGACACAGCTCTTTCCAAACTGAAATCTCTGGTTCAGGACAGGCTGAAAGGTCGTGGTGGATCAAGTGGTCGAAGTGGTGGCAGTGGTGGAaaggtaaaatttgttaaaaaaacaaaacaaaacatatttacttGTTGGCCGTAAAACATGAAAGAGAATAGAATACCCTAATACAGGTTCTGACGTAAAAGTAATTTTACCTGTTGTCAAGAGCAGTGCTCCCACTGGACCAAAAATCATTTTCGCCACCCTAGCACAGCACAAAGAACGACCAATCTCTTgacttaaaacaaattttggttTGAAGTTAACATTACTTTGATGAAATACACTACACATATTGGTTtgatttgaaagttttattgACAAGTGGGATGTTGTTTCAGTCGGGTGGCGGCAGTGCTGACGATGTGGTAGAGCTGACAGACAGTAACTTTGAGCGGCTGGTGCTGGACAGTGACGACATGTGGTTGGTCGAGTTCTTTGCCCCGTGGTGTGGACATTGTAAGAACCTGGCCCCACACTGGCAGAGTGCTGCCTCAGAGATGAAGGGAAAGGTCAAGTTTGGAGCTCTGGATGCTACAGTGCACAGCGTCATGGCCAACAGATACGGGGTAAATTTTACTTTGTTTATTAGAAGTTGTAAGgttatattttatgaataatgatttttaaccgggttttccaacagaaaaatccggttattaaaatggtgaaaatggcgggcgggcgggcggctgccaaaagggtaccctcattgtacagataactcctcctacagttttcaagataggaagttgttcttttgcagatcaattgtacatatatcagaggtgtgcatattgctaggattttgatttctgataatttatcgaaaaaataccagcttttgaacttagtcattttttggcaaaatattgcatatagggtaccctcattgtacggataactcctcctacagttctcaagataggaagttgttcttttgcagatcaattgtacatattttagaggtgtgcatattgctaggattttgatttctgataatttatcgaaaaaataccagcttttgaacttagtca
This genomic window from Magallana gigas chromosome 5, xbMagGiga1.1, whole genome shotgun sequence contains:
- the LOC105341388 gene encoding protein disulfide-isomerase A6: MIPLAILAVALSSASALYSSSDDVLELTPSNFNKEVTMYDGLVFVEFYAPWCGHCQSLAPEWKKAATALKGVVKIAAVNADEHQSLGGQYQIQGFPTIKVFGANKNSPSDYQGGRTADAIVDTALSKLKSLVQDRLKGRGGSSGRSGGSGGKSGGGSADDVVELTDSNFERLVLDSDDMWLVEFFAPWCGHCKNLAPHWQSAASEMKGKVKFGALDATVHSVMANRYGVRGYPTIKMFPAGKKDGDAMEYDGGRTSSDIVNWATEKLAENLPPPEVVQIVSQDTIKTNCEEKQLCVVAVLPHILDCQSKCRNDYIQILKDLSTKYKKQPWGWVWSEAGQQMELEAALGIGGFGYPAMAAVNTRKQVYVLLKGPFSEKGINEYLRDLSYGKGAPIPLKDTKIANIEKTEPWDGKDGELPVEDDIDLSDIDLDDGKDEL